The Nicotiana tabacum cultivar K326 chromosome 14, ASM71507v2, whole genome shotgun sequence genome contains a region encoding:
- the LOC107783872 gene encoding uncharacterized protein LOC107783872, with amino-acid sequence MPRILQKKFYHCFPNFKCLPTNLSLSFEEEENEQTMKNFNSVFDIPSDSATSKSLTNSSTLTEDYIFSSFEDSEYSDTDSNNIPDFSNVFASQRFFFSSPGNSNSIVDFPTTPSPEKREESVVTGGVAIQTYSPDPYSDFRRSMQEMVEAHELTDVKANWELLHELLLCYLNLNPKHTHKYIVGAFSDLVVSLVTSSNDQEKKTKDTTRRSTVNHLIVKIE; translated from the coding sequence ATGCCAAGAATTCTTCAAAAGAAATTCTACCATTGCTTCCCAAACTTCAAATGCCTTCCCACAAATCTCTCTCTATCtttcgaagaagaagaaaatgaacaaACTATGAAAAACTTCAACTCTGTTTTCGACATTCCTTCTGATTCCGCCACTTCTAAATCTCTCACTAATTCCTCCACCTTAACAGAAGATTATATCTtctcttcttttgaagattcagaATATTCTGATACTGATTCTAACAATATTCCCGATTTCTCCAATGTCTTTGCATCTCAACGCTTCTTCTTCTCTTCCCCTGGTAACTCCAACTCCATTGTGGATTTTCCGACCACCCCTTCGCCGGAGAAGAGAGAAGAGTCGGTGGTCACCGGCGGCGTTGCAATTCAGACGTACTCGCCTGACCCGTATTCCGATTTCCGACGATCAATGCAAGAAATGGTGGAAGCTCATGAGTTGACCGACGTGAAAGCCAATTGGGAATTATTGCATGAACTCCTCCTCTGTTATTTAAACCTTAATCCGAAACATACCCACAAATATATCGTTGGTGCTTTTTCGGATCTTGTTGTTTCTCTCGTGACGTCATCGAACGATCAAGAAAAAAAGACGAAAGATACAACTAGACGATCAACAGTCAACCATCTTATTGTAAAAATTGAATAG